A stretch of the Vigna radiata var. radiata cultivar VC1973A chromosome 7, Vradiata_ver6, whole genome shotgun sequence genome encodes the following:
- the LOC106768303 gene encoding membrane-anchored ubiquitin-fold protein 3 isoform X2, translated as MPEEDLVDIKFRLYDGSDIGPFRYSSAATVDMLKQRIVSDWPKGKTVVPKSANEVKLINSGKILENNKTVGQCKVPFGEIAGSVIIMHVVVQPSLAKTKADMIIPLELATSISKKKEG; from the exons ATGCCGGAAGAGGATTTGGTTGACATCAAGTTTAGGTTGTACGATGGCTCCGACATCGGACCCTTTAGGTATTCATCCGCCGCCACCGTCGATATGCTTAAGCAGAGGATTGTCTCCGATTGGCCCAAag GTAAAACGGTTGTGCCAAAGTCAGCTAATGAAGTGAAATTGATTAATTCTGGTAAAATCTTGGAAAACAACAAGACTGTTGGTCAATGTAAAGTACCTTTTGGTGAAATTGCTGGGAGTGTTATAATAATGCATGTTGTTGTACAGCCATCTCTAGCTAAAACTAAAGCTG ATATGATAATACCTTTGGAGCTGGCCACTTCAATCTCGAAAAA AAAAGAAGGTTGA
- the LOC106768303 gene encoding membrane-anchored ubiquitin-fold protein 3 isoform X1, whose protein sequence is MPEEDLVDIKFRLYDGSDIGPFRYSSAATVDMLKQRIVSDWPKGKTVVPKSANEVKLINSGKILENNKTVGQCKVPFGEIAGSVIIMHVVVQPSLAKTKAEKKVDDSPKKVVCSCSIL, encoded by the exons ATGCCGGAAGAGGATTTGGTTGACATCAAGTTTAGGTTGTACGATGGCTCCGACATCGGACCCTTTAGGTATTCATCCGCCGCCACCGTCGATATGCTTAAGCAGAGGATTGTCTCCGATTGGCCCAAag GTAAAACGGTTGTGCCAAAGTCAGCTAATGAAGTGAAATTGATTAATTCTGGTAAAATCTTGGAAAACAACAAGACTGTTGGTCAATGTAAAGTACCTTTTGGTGAAATTGCTGGGAGTGTTATAATAATGCATGTTGTTGTACAGCCATCTCTAGCTAAAACTAAAGCTG AAAAGAAGGTTGATGATTCGCCCAAGAAGGTTGTCTGTTCTTGTTCCATATTATGA
- the LOC106769414 gene encoding peptidyl-prolyl cis-trans isomerase CYP19-3: MSKNPKVFFDILIGKMKAGRVVMELFADTTPKTAENFRALCTGEKGIGQSGKPLHYKGSTFHRIIPEFMCQGGDFTRGNGTGGESIYGSKFQDENFKLKHTAPGILSMANAGPHTNGSQFFICTTKTPWLDGKHVVFGKVVDGYSVVKEMEKVGSGSGRTSETVVIEDCGQIEEK, translated from the coding sequence ATGTCTAAAAATCCAAAAGTTTTCTTTGATATTCTAATTGGAAAGATGAAAGCTGGGCGAGTAGTGATGGAGTTGTTTGCCGATACGACCCCAAAAACAGCTGAAAACTTCAGGGCTCTCTGCACTGGGGAAAAGGGGATTGGACAATCTGGGAAACCTTTGCACTACAAGGGGTCAACATTTCATCGTATTATACCTGAATTTATGTGTCAGGGAGGTGATTTTACGAGAGGGAATGGAACTGGAGGAGAGTCAATCTACGGTTCGAAATTTCAAGATGAGAATTTCAAGTTGAAGCACACTGCCCCTGGTATTCTATCTATGGCTAATGCTGGACCCCATACAAACGGTTCTCAGTTCTTCATATGTACAACAAAGACCCCGTGGCTTGATGGAAAGCATGTCGTGTTTGGAAAAGTTGTTGATGGATACAGCGTGGTGAAGGAGATGGAGAAGGTGGGTTCGGGAAGTGGCAGGACATCGGAAACCGTAGTAATAGAAGATTGTGGCCAGATAGAAGAGAAATGA
- the LOC106766657 gene encoding fasciclin-like arabinogalactan protein 21 isoform X1, translating to MTDTKAIDSVVWMAYSRWCWFPLYIAASIALGIIAISSAIRSSESKNSSQEAIPIHHDISLNASNALRRAGFLLMADLLHHSPSFFKPPQNSTIFAIRDSAIRNTSHPLWFLKTLLLYHTTTASSSNPFSFHDLLNMSQGTCLTTLLRHKNISLTKVDPATNSVEINNVLISNPNIFLGDQLAVHGVLAPFSPLHPQDLLQRGLDFFIRPPTCSSNDSLSKNGVRWNRVVHLLRAKGYASFSVALRSVLEEIKKDHSGSLGFATIFAPPDFMLIGPNPSTLLHRAVRLHILPERFRYEELASLPVRTLLKTLVPDELLEIDGILDFAPGMFVNGVEIVAPDMITSENFVVHGISKAFEMTEYSFSDEDDDISDSSFSKEKSVKKVNEYFEDSGSSGKTWRYYIRGSKLNLDDAEKDIEELNSDEGVFSEEG from the exons ATGACGGATACAAAGGCGATTGATTCAG TGGTGTGGATGGCTTATTCCCGTTGGTGTTGGTTCCCACTGTACATTGCAGCCTCAATAGCTCTTGGAATAATCGCCATATCCTCTGCAATTCGTTCATCTGAATCCAAGAACTCAAGCCAAGAAGCCATACCCATACACCATGATATCTCTCTCAATGCTTCCAACGCTCTCCGAAGAGCAGGCTTCCTTCTAATGGCAGACCTTCTCCACCACTCTCCTTCCTTCTTCAAACCGCCCCAAAACTCAACCATCTTCGCTATCAGAGACTCCGCCATCAGAAACACCTCACACCCTCTCTGGTTCCTCAAAACCCTCCTCCTCTATCACACCACCACCGCCTCCTCCTCCAACCCCTTCTCCTTCCACGACCTCCTCAACATGTCCCAAGGAACCTGCCTCACCACCCTCCTCCGCCACAAAAACATTTCCCTCACCAAGGTTGACCCTGCAACAAACTCCGTCGAGATCAACAACGTCTTGATATCAAACCCTAACATCTTCCTCGGAGACCAACTAGCCGTGCATGGCGTTCTTGCACCCTTCTCCCCCTTGCACCCGCAAGACCTTCTTCAACGGGGTTTGGATTTCTTCATTCGACCCCCCACTTGTTCTTCCAACGACTCCCTTTCCAAGAACGGGGTTCGGTGGAACCGCGTTGTTCACTTGCTCCGTGCAAAAGGGTACGCTTCCTTCTCCGTTGCACTGCGTTCGGTTcttgaagaaataaagaaagatcATTCAGGTAGTTTGGGTTTTGCTACCATCTTTGCTCCTCCTGATTTCATGTTGATTGGCCCCAACCCTTCGACTTTGCTTCATAGAGCTGTGAGGCTTCATATTCTTCCCGAGAGGTTTCGTTACGAAGAACTCGCTTCTCTTCCGGTTAGGACTCTCTTGAAGACGCTCGTGCCTGATGAGCTTCTTGAGATTGATGGGATTCTGGATTTCGCGCCTGGCATGTTCGTTAATGGTGTTGAGATTGTGGCACCTGACATGATCACTTCCGAGAACTTCGTGGTTCATGGGATTTCTAAAGCTTTTGAAATGACTGAATACTCATTCTCTGATGAAGACGATGATATCAGCGACAGCTCTTTCTCTAAGGAAAAATCAGTTAAAAAGGTGAACGAATATTTTGAAGACAGTGGATCTAGTGGAAAAACCTGGCGTTATTACATACGGGGATCCAAGCTAAAT TTGGATGATGCAGAAAAAGATATTGAAGAGTTGAACAGTGATGAAGGCGTATTTTCTGAAGAGGGATGA
- the LOC106766657 gene encoding fasciclin-like arabinogalactan protein 21 isoform X4 — protein sequence MTDTKAIDSVVWMAYSRWCWFPLYIAASIALGIIAISSAIRSSESKNSSQEAIPIHHDISLNASNALRRAGFLLMADLLHHSPSFFKPPQNSTIFAIRDSAIRNTSHPLWFLKTLLLYHTTTASSSNPFSFHDLLNMSQGTCLTTLLRHKNISLTKVDPATNSVEINNVLISNPNIFLGDQLAVHGVLAPFSPLHPQDLLQRGLDFFIRPPTCSSNDSLSKNGVRWNRVVHLLRAKGAVRLHILPERFRYEELASLPVRTLLKTLVPDELLEIDGILDFAPGMFVNGVEIVAPDMITSENFVVHGISKAFEMTEYSFSDEDDDISDSSFSKEKSVKKVNEYFEDSGSSGKTWRYYIRGSKLNLDDAEKDIEELNSDEGVFSEEG from the exons ATGACGGATACAAAGGCGATTGATTCAG TGGTGTGGATGGCTTATTCCCGTTGGTGTTGGTTCCCACTGTACATTGCAGCCTCAATAGCTCTTGGAATAATCGCCATATCCTCTGCAATTCGTTCATCTGAATCCAAGAACTCAAGCCAAGAAGCCATACCCATACACCATGATATCTCTCTCAATGCTTCCAACGCTCTCCGAAGAGCAGGCTTCCTTCTAATGGCAGACCTTCTCCACCACTCTCCTTCCTTCTTCAAACCGCCCCAAAACTCAACCATCTTCGCTATCAGAGACTCCGCCATCAGAAACACCTCACACCCTCTCTGGTTCCTCAAAACCCTCCTCCTCTATCACACCACCACCGCCTCCTCCTCCAACCCCTTCTCCTTCCACGACCTCCTCAACATGTCCCAAGGAACCTGCCTCACCACCCTCCTCCGCCACAAAAACATTTCCCTCACCAAGGTTGACCCTGCAACAAACTCCGTCGAGATCAACAACGTCTTGATATCAAACCCTAACATCTTCCTCGGAGACCAACTAGCCGTGCATGGCGTTCTTGCACCCTTCTCCCCCTTGCACCCGCAAGACCTTCTTCAACGGGGTTTGGATTTCTTCATTCGACCCCCCACTTGTTCTTCCAACGACTCCCTTTCCAAGAACGGGGTTCGGTGGAACCGCGTTGTTCACTTGCTCCGTGCAAAAGG AGCTGTGAGGCTTCATATTCTTCCCGAGAGGTTTCGTTACGAAGAACTCGCTTCTCTTCCGGTTAGGACTCTCTTGAAGACGCTCGTGCCTGATGAGCTTCTTGAGATTGATGGGATTCTGGATTTCGCGCCTGGCATGTTCGTTAATGGTGTTGAGATTGTGGCACCTGACATGATCACTTCCGAGAACTTCGTGGTTCATGGGATTTCTAAAGCTTTTGAAATGACTGAATACTCATTCTCTGATGAAGACGATGATATCAGCGACAGCTCTTTCTCTAAGGAAAAATCAGTTAAAAAGGTGAACGAATATTTTGAAGACAGTGGATCTAGTGGAAAAACCTGGCGTTATTACATACGGGGATCCAAGCTAAAT TTGGATGATGCAGAAAAAGATATTGAAGAGTTGAACAGTGATGAAGGCGTATTTTCTGAAGAGGGATGA
- the LOC106766657 gene encoding fasciclin-like arabinogalactan protein 21 isoform X2, with protein sequence MVWMAYSRWCWFPLYIAASIALGIIAISSAIRSSESKNSSQEAIPIHHDISLNASNALRRAGFLLMADLLHHSPSFFKPPQNSTIFAIRDSAIRNTSHPLWFLKTLLLYHTTTASSSNPFSFHDLLNMSQGTCLTTLLRHKNISLTKVDPATNSVEINNVLISNPNIFLGDQLAVHGVLAPFSPLHPQDLLQRGLDFFIRPPTCSSNDSLSKNGVRWNRVVHLLRAKGYASFSVALRSVLEEIKKDHSGSLGFATIFAPPDFMLIGPNPSTLLHRAVRLHILPERFRYEELASLPVRTLLKTLVPDELLEIDGILDFAPGMFVNGVEIVAPDMITSENFVVHGISKAFEMTEYSFSDEDDDISDSSFSKEKSVKKVNEYFEDSGSSGKTWRYYIRGSKLNLDDAEKDIEELNSDEGVFSEEG encoded by the exons A TGGTGTGGATGGCTTATTCCCGTTGGTGTTGGTTCCCACTGTACATTGCAGCCTCAATAGCTCTTGGAATAATCGCCATATCCTCTGCAATTCGTTCATCTGAATCCAAGAACTCAAGCCAAGAAGCCATACCCATACACCATGATATCTCTCTCAATGCTTCCAACGCTCTCCGAAGAGCAGGCTTCCTTCTAATGGCAGACCTTCTCCACCACTCTCCTTCCTTCTTCAAACCGCCCCAAAACTCAACCATCTTCGCTATCAGAGACTCCGCCATCAGAAACACCTCACACCCTCTCTGGTTCCTCAAAACCCTCCTCCTCTATCACACCACCACCGCCTCCTCCTCCAACCCCTTCTCCTTCCACGACCTCCTCAACATGTCCCAAGGAACCTGCCTCACCACCCTCCTCCGCCACAAAAACATTTCCCTCACCAAGGTTGACCCTGCAACAAACTCCGTCGAGATCAACAACGTCTTGATATCAAACCCTAACATCTTCCTCGGAGACCAACTAGCCGTGCATGGCGTTCTTGCACCCTTCTCCCCCTTGCACCCGCAAGACCTTCTTCAACGGGGTTTGGATTTCTTCATTCGACCCCCCACTTGTTCTTCCAACGACTCCCTTTCCAAGAACGGGGTTCGGTGGAACCGCGTTGTTCACTTGCTCCGTGCAAAAGGGTACGCTTCCTTCTCCGTTGCACTGCGTTCGGTTcttgaagaaataaagaaagatcATTCAGGTAGTTTGGGTTTTGCTACCATCTTTGCTCCTCCTGATTTCATGTTGATTGGCCCCAACCCTTCGACTTTGCTTCATAGAGCTGTGAGGCTTCATATTCTTCCCGAGAGGTTTCGTTACGAAGAACTCGCTTCTCTTCCGGTTAGGACTCTCTTGAAGACGCTCGTGCCTGATGAGCTTCTTGAGATTGATGGGATTCTGGATTTCGCGCCTGGCATGTTCGTTAATGGTGTTGAGATTGTGGCACCTGACATGATCACTTCCGAGAACTTCGTGGTTCATGGGATTTCTAAAGCTTTTGAAATGACTGAATACTCATTCTCTGATGAAGACGATGATATCAGCGACAGCTCTTTCTCTAAGGAAAAATCAGTTAAAAAGGTGAACGAATATTTTGAAGACAGTGGATCTAGTGGAAAAACCTGGCGTTATTACATACGGGGATCCAAGCTAAAT TTGGATGATGCAGAAAAAGATATTGAAGAGTTGAACAGTGATGAAGGCGTATTTTCTGAAGAGGGATGA
- the LOC106766657 gene encoding fasciclin-like arabinogalactan protein 21 isoform X3 encodes MAYSRWCWFPLYIAASIALGIIAISSAIRSSESKNSSQEAIPIHHDISLNASNALRRAGFLLMADLLHHSPSFFKPPQNSTIFAIRDSAIRNTSHPLWFLKTLLLYHTTTASSSNPFSFHDLLNMSQGTCLTTLLRHKNISLTKVDPATNSVEINNVLISNPNIFLGDQLAVHGVLAPFSPLHPQDLLQRGLDFFIRPPTCSSNDSLSKNGVRWNRVVHLLRAKGYASFSVALRSVLEEIKKDHSGSLGFATIFAPPDFMLIGPNPSTLLHRAVRLHILPERFRYEELASLPVRTLLKTLVPDELLEIDGILDFAPGMFVNGVEIVAPDMITSENFVVHGISKAFEMTEYSFSDEDDDISDSSFSKEKSVKKVNEYFEDSGSSGKTWRYYIRGSKLNLDDAEKDIEELNSDEGVFSEEG; translated from the exons ATGGCTTATTCCCGTTGGTGTTGGTTCCCACTGTACATTGCAGCCTCAATAGCTCTTGGAATAATCGCCATATCCTCTGCAATTCGTTCATCTGAATCCAAGAACTCAAGCCAAGAAGCCATACCCATACACCATGATATCTCTCTCAATGCTTCCAACGCTCTCCGAAGAGCAGGCTTCCTTCTAATGGCAGACCTTCTCCACCACTCTCCTTCCTTCTTCAAACCGCCCCAAAACTCAACCATCTTCGCTATCAGAGACTCCGCCATCAGAAACACCTCACACCCTCTCTGGTTCCTCAAAACCCTCCTCCTCTATCACACCACCACCGCCTCCTCCTCCAACCCCTTCTCCTTCCACGACCTCCTCAACATGTCCCAAGGAACCTGCCTCACCACCCTCCTCCGCCACAAAAACATTTCCCTCACCAAGGTTGACCCTGCAACAAACTCCGTCGAGATCAACAACGTCTTGATATCAAACCCTAACATCTTCCTCGGAGACCAACTAGCCGTGCATGGCGTTCTTGCACCCTTCTCCCCCTTGCACCCGCAAGACCTTCTTCAACGGGGTTTGGATTTCTTCATTCGACCCCCCACTTGTTCTTCCAACGACTCCCTTTCCAAGAACGGGGTTCGGTGGAACCGCGTTGTTCACTTGCTCCGTGCAAAAGGGTACGCTTCCTTCTCCGTTGCACTGCGTTCGGTTcttgaagaaataaagaaagatcATTCAGGTAGTTTGGGTTTTGCTACCATCTTTGCTCCTCCTGATTTCATGTTGATTGGCCCCAACCCTTCGACTTTGCTTCATAGAGCTGTGAGGCTTCATATTCTTCCCGAGAGGTTTCGTTACGAAGAACTCGCTTCTCTTCCGGTTAGGACTCTCTTGAAGACGCTCGTGCCTGATGAGCTTCTTGAGATTGATGGGATTCTGGATTTCGCGCCTGGCATGTTCGTTAATGGTGTTGAGATTGTGGCACCTGACATGATCACTTCCGAGAACTTCGTGGTTCATGGGATTTCTAAAGCTTTTGAAATGACTGAATACTCATTCTCTGATGAAGACGATGATATCAGCGACAGCTCTTTCTCTAAGGAAAAATCAGTTAAAAAGGTGAACGAATATTTTGAAGACAGTGGATCTAGTGGAAAAACCTGGCGTTATTACATACGGGGATCCAAGCTAAAT TTGGATGATGCAGAAAAAGATATTGAAGAGTTGAACAGTGATGAAGGCGTATTTTCTGAAGAGGGATGA